ACCAAGAACGGCACCCGTTATGAGCGCCCACTTCCAGGAGACGTTTAATGCAAATTTCCAGCCACAATAAACGGTTGCCAGAAAGAATCCTGTGATTGCGAGATCCTGAGTTCCTAAAGTCGCATTTGCTAAAACATTAGGACTCATTGACCACAGGAACACGGCCAGATAAGCGGCTGAGGGACTATAGAGTTCGCGAGCCCAGATCGCTAATAATACACCTGTCGCGACTGATAATAACAGAATCATGCACCGGCCAAGAAAGTAGTACTGTTGATAATTCTGTGGGTTTGCTTCGAGAAATGCATCACCGTAATCAGCAGGGTCGGAAGAATAAGGAGGCTGGCCACTTTTAGCAGAGGTGAATAAGAGAGGTATCGCCGACCAAGTGCGAATGAATGGGGGATTCAAGCGATCATAGTCAAATTTCCCTGTTTCCCATGAAAGGAAACCAACCGGTAGATGCCAGTACTCATCGTGGGTGACAGTTAATTTATGAGCAGTAAACAGTCCCAGACCGAATTGAATCAACAGCATCGACCCGATGATAGACCAGAATCCTTTACTCGTTTGTAATTGATCCTTCAAATTTGGCATATCAGTCCAGACTTCAGCGCGAAAAAGGTGGGGCTTATTTTAAAATCTCCTTTTGATAATAGCTTGATCGCGAATTACAAGAAAGAGATTCTACTATGGAAGAGTTCAGTCAAGCCGAAAAGGCTGCTTCGCACAAACGAAGATTGTTATTGCTGACCCAACCACGTTTTGAGATCGCGTTTGATTTCCCGCATTATAATTTTTTGTTCGGGAATTGCTTGATAAAAATGTAGTTCTGCCAATTCATATTCGTTGAGGTTGAGATTCTCAGCTGCAATTTCCAGTATTTGATCCGACATTTTTTGAAGGCGATCTTCATTTTGGTCGGGGTTAAAAGAAACCGCTATAGTGATACGTAACGTAGCAGGATTTTCTTGTTTTCCCTTGAGTCGTCCACCTTCGACACGCGGTTTTGAGTTGGGAAATTTTAGATCTAGCGCTTTTTGAGTCCCTGCAAATTTGAACGAGTTCACAGCCTGGAAAACATACAACGATCCTGACATCAACAGTCCGAAAATCAAGAGGCTGAAGACGATTGTCCTGCCTTTGACCAGTCTCGGTTGTTGTGATTCAGGATCGTGAGATGTCATTTCTGACTCATATTGGTAAATGTAAAACGCTCAATTTTACTGCTTAGCTGCCGCCTTATTGATTGCTTGTAAATAAGCTTTGGCACTCGATTCGATGATGTCTGTGCTCACACCGCGGCCTGTATACAGCTTTCCGTTAATCAGAACTTCTACTCGAACCTCACCTTGCGCGTCTTTTCCGCTGGAAACGCTTCCCACATGGTATTGTTCCAATACACCTGAGGTTCCTGAAATTCGTTCCAGTGCACGGAAAACCGCATCAACAGGGCCATCACCGGTTGCGGCATCACAGTGGATCTTTTCATTCTCATCGCTCAGTTCTATTGTCGCCGTAGCGATTGTGCCTGTTCCTGCAGAAGTGTGAAACCGCGCGATTTTCCATTTTTCAGGCGTATCAGTTACCTGGTTCTCAATCAAGGCAATGATGTCGGAATCATAGATCTCTTTTTTCTTGTCAGCCAGCGCGATAAATTCATCAAAGATTCGCTGGAATGTTTCATCATCGAGGTTGTGTCCTAATGACTGGATACGGTCACGAAATGCATGTCGTCCGCTGTGTTTCCCCAGCACAAGGTTAGTACCGATGTAGCCGACATCTTCCGGATGCATGATTTCGTAAGTCGTGCGTTCTTGCAACACCCCATGCTGGTGAATGCCTGCTTCATGGGCAAATGCGTTCTTCCCCACAATTGCCTTATTGCGTTGCACGGTCATTCCAGTCACGGTCGAAACGAGGTGGCTAATCGGATACAAGCGCTTTGTATTAATATTTGTATGTAAGCCATAGTAATCAGACCGTGTTTTTAAAGCCATAACGACTTCTTCCAGAGCACAGTTTCCTGCGCGCTCTCCGAGACCGTTGACGGTGCACTCAATCTGTCTTGCTCCAGCTTCGACAGCTGACAAGCTGTTGGCAACAGCCAATCCAAGATCATTATGACAGTGCGTACTGATGATCGCTTTATTAATATTGGGGACGTTTTGCTTGAGCGTTGTGATTACCCCATGGTAGTGTGCAGGGGTCGCATAGCCGACCGTGTCAGGAATATTGACAGTGGTGGCGCCAGCTTCAATTGCCTTTTCAACAACTTCACAGAGGAAGTCTTTTTCAGTGCGGGCGGCATCTTCCGGCGAGAATTCGACATCAGCACAATAATCGCGGGCCCGCTTAACCATTTCCACGGCCGTTTCCACGATTTGTTCCTTATTCATTTTCAATTTATGCTCACGATGGATTGAGCTAGTCGCCAGAAAAACGTGGATCCGAGACTTTTCGGCTTCTTTCAACGATTCCCAGGCACGATCAATGTCATCTTTGCGGCAGCGTGACAGGGCGCAGATTGTTGTCTGGCTCCCAAATTCCTGGGCGATTTTTTGAACCGCTTCGAAATCGCCTGGAGAGGCAATCGGAAAGCCTGCTTCAATGATATCGACGCCCAGCTCCACAAGTTCCCCGGCCACTTTCATCTTTTCAGAGGTTGTCATGCTGCAACCAGGGGACTGTTCACCATCTCGCAAGGTGGTGTCGAAAATCATTACGGTGTCATCGGACATTGGTTTGCTCCATTATTTAGTTCCACTCCCGGTCAGGGGATCTAATGAGAGACCAGAATAGTACCAGCAGGTAAAATAAAAAACCCTGAGGCCAATTCTGGTCTCAGGGTTTTGTTGTTTTTGATTAACAATCGTACAAAAGAACCTAGGACCTGGCTTGGGTAAGCAGGTTTAATAGTAGGCTCAGGCTTAGTAGATTGTGGATTTGCATCAGACTCAATTTACTTTATTTTACATGTATATTAACAGATTCGCTGCCTCTTTATGCAGATAATCTACAGGCTCTTATAACGATGGTCAACCCGTTCTGGGGCGATTTTAGTAAAATGTACGACAGCTACGGTTCATTAAGGTTCGTGAAAATGACTTAATGATCCCTAAAAGGCGATGTTGATTATTTCGCTGCCAAACCTGCTTTTTCCTGTAAAGACTCCTTACCAACTCGGTGGCAGAAATCTCCAAACGATTCACCTGCCTGACGTGCCTCCTTAAAATATTCAAGTACAGGAGAGAGTCGGCTGGTGATTTCACCCAGGGGGACTAAGTCGTCATAGATGAATGCCAGACGGTTCCCCAGAGAATTGCCTCCGAGAAAAAGGGTGTATTTTCCGACCGCTTTCCCAACCAGACCGATATCAGGGATATAAGGGCGAGCACACCCGTTGGGGCAACCAGTCATGTTGACAGAGATCCGCTCATCTTGAAGTCCCTGGCGAGCCAGTTCTTCTTCAAATTCTGTAATCAGTTCCGGCATTACTCGTTCTGATTCTGTTACTGAGAGACCACACATTGGTAAAGCAGGGCAAGCCATTGAGAATCGGCGAATCAGCGTCAATTCATCCGCTTTTTTCATGCCGTGCTCTACAAGTATTTCGTCAATGGCGTCTCGATCAGAAGGATCAATATCGCAGAATATGACACTCTGTTTTGCAGTGATTCGGGCTTCAAATTTGTATGTTTCCAGAATCTTTCGCAGGCCGGTTTTAATTCTGAGGTCACCGGCATCCTTGATACGACCGTTTTCAATATTCACACCCAGGAATAATTTGCCATCTCCCTGTTCGTGCCATCCCATGTGATCATCTATCCCTGTCACTTCAACTGAGCGAGGATCTGTGATCGGGGCACCCAGGTATTCAGCTACTTTTTCCCGAAACTTCTCAATTCCCCAGTTATTCACCAGGTATTTCATACGAGCCTGTTTTCGGTCTTCACGGTTTCCAAAATCACGTTGAACTTTGACAACTGCTTCGGCGACCGCGAGTACCTGATCATTTTCAACGAATCCAAGCGGCTTCGCGAGAGCGGCATAGGTCTTTTTATTACTGGGGGTGACTCCCATACCACCGCCAACGTAGAAGTTGTATCCAATGATTTGATCGTTTTCTACAATTCCTAATAGACCGATGTCTTGAGTATAAATATCAACACAATTGTCTTCAGGGAGTGCAATACCGATCTTGAATTTTCGAGGCAGGTAGACTTTACCATAGATTGGTTCTTCTACGGGTTGGAATTCTGCTTCGTTGGTTTTGTTGCCCTCTTCGTCTGTAATCCATAAGTCAAAATAAGAGGTCGTCTTGGGTTTGAGGTGTTCCGCGATGGCATACGCCATATCCTGCATGGCATCGAAAACCGAATTATTCTTGTAAGGAGCAGGGCAAGCCATGACATTTCGGTTGACATCACCACAGGCAGCCAAAGTGGTCAGCTTGGAAGCATTGATCCCTTTGATGGCTGCTCGAAGGTTACCTTTGATAACCCCATGCAGTTGAAATCCCTGACGTGTTGTTAAGCGAACGGTACCATCTCCATACTGTTCACAAAGATCCAGTTCGGCCAGGAACTGTTCTGCAGTTACTTTCCCACCAGGAACCCGGGTTCGGATCATACAACTATAAGCCTTACCTTTACGCGTTCCATCTGGGTTTTTGGCTTTTCGCAAATCACGATCATCCTGTTGATAGGTTCCGTGATGTTTCAAAATTTGTGTGGAATCACCAGTGAATTGATCACTGTCATTCTGTAATTCTTCTGCAATGGTTCCACGAAGCTGGTGGCTGCCATCTTTCAGAGCTTCCAGTTTGGAAAGCTTAGGGCCTTCTGGAGATGTCATATATTCAATCCTGGTTGATGTGGTCGAAACGGCATTCAGATTCAAACTTCACAGGAAGCGATTCTGAGTGACTGGTTTGGTAGGTCTCACTTGAATTCAATTGGCAATATCGGACGATTCAGATACGATCCATGAATGAAAGCAATGGACCGTTCAGACTTTTCAGGCTATATAATACACCGCTTATTTAAAAGTGGATTGTTCATTTGTATCAGAGAACTCTACGCTTCCATGAAGTATAAACGAGATAGATTATCTTGAATAGTGACTTTTTCTAGGTACCTCACAGCAGAGAAATTGCTGGTTTAGTAATTATCATTTATGAGAAATATCAAAGAGCAATTCATTCTGTTGCTAGCTACAGGGCTGGGAATAGGTTATGCGCCACATGCTCCCGGCACATTTGGCAGTTTGTTAGGCCCTTTGTTAGTTATGGGGATTCTCTATTGGAATCTGGCGTTTCCTGTCTATCTAATACTGACAGTAGTTCTTTTTTTGGTTGGGGTCTATGTTTGTAATCAAGGAGCAAAAATTCTGGGTTTAGACGATCCTGGATGTATTGTTTTCGATGAAATCGCTGCGTTCACTGTAGTGTTGATACCTGTGGTCTATTGGCCCAGCTCTGCGAATTTTCTATGGATTTCAATCATTGCGTTTCTCTGGTTCCGATTGTTTGACATCTGGAAACCTTGGCCGGTTCGTTTTTTTGATCGAATTCATGGTGGTTGGGGAATTATGGCGGATGATTATGTTGCCGCCATTTATGCGGCGATTTGTCTTTACGGCTCATTAATTCTTTTGGGGTGGTTTTAGATTTCTGACCGATTCGTTATCTTGTGGTCAACTTTGAGGGTATCTGAAATTTTTCAAGGAATTGGCAGAGTGTCAGCAGAAATTATTGATGGCAAAAAACTGGCCATAACATTTCGCGAACAGGTGGCTCAAGAAGTAGCCCAGTTCAAAGAGCAGTCTCAAATCGTTCCACATTTGACTGCTATTTTAGTCGGAGAAGATCCAGCCAGTGCCGTTTATGTCAGAAATAAACAGCGTGCCTGCGAGAAAGCAGGAATCCAAAGTACTCTGAAACGATTACCTGCAGAAACGACACAAGATAAGTTGCATAAGCTGGTGCAGGAGTTAAACGCTGATCAAAGTGTGCATGGCATTTTAGTCCAGTTGCCCCTACCAAAGCATATTGATGAAGTGGCGATTCTGGATGTGGTCAACCCCTTAAAAGATGTCGATGCTTTTCATCCGGAAAATGTAGGCCTGATTGTTCAGGGACGTCCTCGATATCTGCCGTGTACTCCGTACGGAATTCAGCAGATGATTCTTTCTACTGAAATGGAGACAGCTGGCAAACATGCCGTGATTTTAGGTCGCAGCGAGATTGTAGGCAAACCAATGGCAATGCTGCTAATTCAGCGTGGTCTCGGGGCAGATGCGACTGTCACGATCTGCCATAGTAGAACTCAAAACTTAAAAGAGATTGTACAGTCCGCAGATATCATCATCGCAGCCATCGGTAAGCCTGAATTTGTGACTGCCGATATGGTGAAGCCGGGCGCTGTTGTCATTGATGTCGGGATCAATCGTGTTAACGAAAAGCTCGTTGGAGATGTGGCGTTTGATTCGGTCAAAGAGATTGCTTCTGCGATTACACCCGTTCCGGGAGGAGTCGGGCCGATGACGATTGCCATGTTATTGAAAAATACATTAACAGCTGCCCGCATTCTTTAAGAGGTTGATCGACACTAGATTAACCAGGAAATTGAAAGAAGCTGATTTTGATTGACTCGCAAAACGGAAGTAAAAAAACTCTCCCGGTTTTCCAGGAGAGCTTTCTTTGTAATGTGCCATAATTTAAAAATGGCAGAAGCAGATTACTCAGGCTTCTTTTCGTCTTTTTTACCTTCTTCAGGCTTTGCTTCTTCTGATTTGGCAGCTTCTTCAGGCTTAGGTTCGTCTTTCTTTTCACCTTCAGCCGGTTTTTCACCTTCAGCTGGTTTTTCACCTTCGGCTGGCATTTCACCTTCAGCTGGTGGGTCACCTGCAGGAACTTCAGATGGTGCTGGCTCAGTAGTTGTTTCAGTTTTTGTGCAACCAGCAAAGAATAATGTGATTCCCAGTAACATTGCCAATGTCGACAGTAATTTCATCTCTGTTCTCCGTTTCTTAATTGAATATCTGATTTGTAAGAATGAGAATCTCACAAACCGGGTTTGATTCAGTAATCATTGAAGGAAACCCTGTTTCAGGTCTGTTCTCCATAATCAAACAAGACCCCCCTATACAAATTAAGAGCCTCCTTCTGGGAGATTTATTCCAAAGATTTGGTTAATTTTTCAAAAACCTCAGAAACAGACGATTTGCGACTTAAATTCTACTGAATTTTGGTTGGAAGCAGTCCAGTTATTTCGCAAAATAGATACCCAGATTACTAATGCTTGTTTATTTCGCTATTTTTTCAGTCTTTATTACTTCTTGTTGACTTTCACAAAATCCAGACATATCTTGAAAGAGTAGAGCGGACAAAAGAGTGTTCGAGGAGATTGTGTAAGGAGGCTCCCACTCTAGTTAACCTGCAGCAGTTACATGATTTACTTAGTTAAAAAGTGTATCTGTCTTCCGGGGGCAAAATTATGAGATTGACTGTAACTTTGGCGCTGCTCATCTTTATTACAGGTATCGTTAATGCATTCTGCGAAGACCCTTCTGTAGCTCAATCATCCAGTGATTCGAGTGCCGATCTGAAAGCCATTCAGGCAGCAGGTCAGGCGTTTATCAAAGCTTTCAATCATCGCGATGCCGATGCGATCGCTACTATGTGGGATGAAGATGGTGACTACATTGATGAAACTGGTACGGTTTATTCCGGTCGTGAGGCAATTAAGAGCGAGTTCGAGCGATATTTCCATAACAGTTATGGCCGTAAGGTTCAGGTTCACGCTAAGTCGATTCGCTTTATTCAACCCGATGTGGTTTTGATTGACGGAACCTCTGAAGTTGATCCTCCTCCACCTGGAAAACCAGTCATGGGGCGTTTCTCAGCGATTCGGGTCAAAAAAGATGGTAAGTGGTTACTTACATCAGTTCGAGAGTCAGCAGTAGAAGTGCCATCTAATTATGAGCACTTAAAACATTTGGAATGGATGCTCGGTGAATGGGTTGATAAGGATGAATCATCCAGCATTTATACTTCAGCAATCTGGAGTAAGAATAAAAATTTCATCATCCGTAAATTTAAAGTAAATTTAAACGGTCGCATTGTGCTTTCCGGTTCACAGCGCGTTGGTTGGGATCCGATTCGAAAACAAATCAAAAGTTGGACGTTTGACTCAGATGGAGGCGTTGCGGAAGGTTATTGGTCACAGAAGGGTAACCAATGGATCGTACGTAAAAGCAGCGTTCTTCAAGATGGCAGACACGCCTCTGCAACAAATATTTATACCATCATTAATGATGATAGTTTTCTTTGGGAATCCAAAAACAGAATTGTGGGTCAGGAACATGAACCTGATATCGAGCAGGTGAAAGTCGTTCGTCTACCTCCTGCGATTGCTCCATAATAAATAGCTCAAAAATAGATCTTCTCTTATCACGATCGAATAGGTTGAATTGATGAAACAGATTAGTGCGTTGGC
The Gimesia aquarii DNA segment above includes these coding regions:
- a CDS encoding NADPH-dependent assimilatory sulfite reductase hemoprotein subunit — its product is MTSPEGPKLSKLEALKDGSHQLRGTIAEELQNDSDQFTGDSTQILKHHGTYQQDDRDLRKAKNPDGTRKGKAYSCMIRTRVPGGKVTAEQFLAELDLCEQYGDGTVRLTTRQGFQLHGVIKGNLRAAIKGINASKLTTLAACGDVNRNVMACPAPYKNNSVFDAMQDMAYAIAEHLKPKTTSYFDLWITDEEGNKTNEAEFQPVEEPIYGKVYLPRKFKIGIALPEDNCVDIYTQDIGLLGIVENDQIIGYNFYVGGGMGVTPSNKKTYAALAKPLGFVENDQVLAVAEAVVKVQRDFGNREDRKQARMKYLVNNWGIEKFREKVAEYLGAPITDPRSVEVTGIDDHMGWHEQGDGKLFLGVNIENGRIKDAGDLRIKTGLRKILETYKFEARITAKQSVIFCDIDPSDRDAIDEILVEHGMKKADELTLIRRFSMACPALPMCGLSVTESERVMPELITEFEEELARQGLQDERISVNMTGCPNGCARPYIPDIGLVGKAVGKYTLFLGGNSLGNRLAFIYDDLVPLGEITSRLSPVLEYFKEARQAGESFGDFCHRVGKESLQEKAGLAAK
- the folD gene encoding bifunctional methylenetetrahydrofolate dehydrogenase/methenyltetrahydrofolate cyclohydrolase FolD, with translation MSAEIIDGKKLAITFREQVAQEVAQFKEQSQIVPHLTAILVGEDPASAVYVRNKQRACEKAGIQSTLKRLPAETTQDKLHKLVQELNADQSVHGILVQLPLPKHIDEVAILDVVNPLKDVDAFHPENVGLIVQGRPRYLPCTPYGIQQMILSTEMETAGKHAVILGRSEIVGKPMAMLLIQRGLGADATVTICHSRTQNLKEIVQSADIIIAAIGKPEFVTADMVKPGAVVIDVGINRVNEKLVGDVAFDSVKEIASAITPVPGGVGPMTIAMLLKNTLTAARIL
- a CDS encoding 2-isopropylmalate synthase, encoding MSDDTVMIFDTTLRDGEQSPGCSMTTSEKMKVAGELVELGVDIIEAGFPIASPGDFEAVQKIAQEFGSQTTICALSRCRKDDIDRAWESLKEAEKSRIHVFLATSSIHREHKLKMNKEQIVETAVEMVKRARDYCADVEFSPEDAARTEKDFLCEVVEKAIEAGATTVNIPDTVGYATPAHYHGVITTLKQNVPNINKAIISTHCHNDLGLAVANSLSAVEAGARQIECTVNGLGERAGNCALEEVVMALKTRSDYYGLHTNINTKRLYPISHLVSTVTGMTVQRNKAIVGKNAFAHEAGIHQHGVLQERTTYEIMHPEDVGYIGTNLVLGKHSGRHAFRDRIQSLGHNLDDETFQRIFDEFIALADKKKEIYDSDIIALIENQVTDTPEKWKIARFHTSAGTGTIATATIELSDENEKIHCDAATGDGPVDAVFRALERISGTSGVLEQYHVGSVSSGKDAQGEVRVEVLINGKLYTGRGVSTDIIESSAKAYLQAINKAAAKQ
- a CDS encoding YybH family protein; translation: MRLTVTLALLIFITGIVNAFCEDPSVAQSSSDSSADLKAIQAAGQAFIKAFNHRDADAIATMWDEDGDYIDETGTVYSGREAIKSEFERYFHNSYGRKVQVHAKSIRFIQPDVVLIDGTSEVDPPPPGKPVMGRFSAIRVKKDGKWLLTSVRESAVEVPSNYEHLKHLEWMLGEWVDKDESSSIYTSAIWSKNKNFIIRKFKVNLNGRIVLSGSQRVGWDPIRKQIKSWTFDSDGGVAEGYWSQKGNQWIVRKSSVLQDGRHASATNIYTIINDDSFLWESKNRIVGQEHEPDIEQVKVVRLPPAIAP
- a CDS encoding phosphatidylglycerophosphatase A is translated as MRNIKEQFILLLATGLGIGYAPHAPGTFGSLLGPLLVMGILYWNLAFPVYLILTVVLFLVGVYVCNQGAKILGLDDPGCIVFDEIAAFTVVLIPVVYWPSSANFLWISIIAFLWFRLFDIWKPWPVRFFDRIHGGWGIMADDYVAAIYAAICLYGSLILLGWF